From a region of the Sebastes umbrosus isolate fSebUmb1 chromosome 10, fSebUmb1.pri, whole genome shotgun sequence genome:
- the cst3 gene encoding cystatin C (amyloid angiopathy and cerebral hemorrhage): protein MMWKIVLLVFAAVLAVASTGMVGGFQNVDVNDEGVQNAINVSVVHHNKGTNDMYLRQVEEVVSAERQVVAGMKYRITLRLAKSTCRKDRANDECAIHTDPKKAQPYECVFTVWSRVWLKEIKVTHERCE from the exons ATGATGTGGAAGATTGTCCTCCTGGTTTTTGCGGCGGTTCTTGCCGTCGCCTCGACAGGTATGGTCGGAGGATTTCAAAACGTTGATGTGAATGACGAAGGGGTCCAAAACGCCATCAATGTGTCCGTCGTCCACCACAACAAAGGCACCAACGACATGTACCTGCgtcaggtggaggaggtggtcaGCGCCGAGAGACAG GTGGTTGCTGGCATGAAGTACCGCATAACTTTGAGGCTGGCGAAGTCCACCTGCAGAAAGGACCGTGCAAATGACGAGTGTGCCATCCACACAGACCCAAAAAAGGCTCAG CCTTACGAGTGCGTGTTTACAGTGTGGAGCCGCGTATGGTTGAAGGAAATCAAGGTGACGCACGAGAGATGCGAGTAA
- the LOC119495653 gene encoding glycine N-acyltransferase-like protein 3 isoform X3, with protein sequence MKVLNSEELQIAEGVLLKHLPKSFKKLHSSNMKVLNSEELQIAEGVLLKHLPKSFKVLNSEELQIAEGVLLKHLPKSFKVYGFLYGINRKKPTTKEVIVDTWPDFKVIICRPDPKNKHALDFVKKVTYYSTDEEVLKKILTEENAIDWSVYFLIGGCDISHVPMLKEVSADREVSNRCYVSTHLLYLPDSSHLLPPAVDSELESRISTLNLSHVDLVNKTWKFGGNKQGFMIINNLISNFPSCCITDDQGQPVSWVLVYDSCAMGLLYTLPEHRGRGYAKVLASTLAKRLHAEGYPVFCFIEEENEVSYRLFKNLGFIEDPSYRAQWWEFNV encoded by the exons ATGAAGGTCCTGAACTCAGAAGAACTACAGATTGCTGAAGGAGTTCTGCTTAAACACTTACCCAAGAGTTTTAAG AAGCTTCACTCCTCAAACATGAAGGTCCTGAACTCAGAAGAACTACAGATCGCTGAAGGAGTTCTGCTTAAACACTTACCCAAGAGTTTTAAG GTCCTGAACTCAGAAGAACTACAGATTGCTGAAGGAGTTCTGCTTAAACACTTACCCAAGAGTTTTAAG gtTTACGGTTTCCTATATGGGATTAACAGGAAGAAACCAACCACAAAGGAGGTCATCGTTGATACATGGCCTGACTTTAAGGTTATCATTTGCAGACCTGACCCCAAG AACAAGCACGCCCTGGACTTCGTGAAAAAGGTGACTTACTACAGCACGGATGAAGAGGTTTTAAAGAAAATACTGACAGAGGAGAATGCAATTGACTGGAGCGTTTATTTTCTTATTGGAG GATGTGACATTTCCCATGTCCCCATGCTCAAAGAAGTGTCTGCTGACAGAGAAGTCAGCAACCGATGCTATGTCTCGACGCATCTCCTGTATTTGCCAGACAGCAGCCATCTGCTCCCACCAGCAGTTGACAG TGAGCTTGAATCGAGGATTTCTACTCTTAACCTTTCCCACGTTGACTTGGTGAATAAAACCTGGAAGTTCGGAGGGAACAAGCAGGGTTTCATGATCATTAATAACCTCATCAGCAACTTCCCATCCTGCTGCATCACTGACGACCAGGGCCAGCCGGTGTCCTGGGTTCTGGTGTATGATTCCTGTGCTATGGGCTTATTGTACACTCTGCCAGAGCACAGAGGGAGAGGCTACGCCAAAGTCCTGGCCAGCACCTTGGCCAAGAGGCTCCACGCTGAGGGCTACCCAGTGTTCTGCTTCATAGAGGAGGAGAACGAAGTCTCCTACAGGCTATTTAAAAACCTGGGCTTCATTGAGGATCCCTCATACAGGGCGCAATGGTGGGAATTCAACGTTTGA
- the LOC119495653 gene encoding glycine N-acyltransferase-like protein 3 isoform X6 — MKVLNSEELQIAEGVLLKHLPKSFKKLHSSNMKVLNSEELQIAEGVLLKHLPKSFKVYGFLYGINRKKPTTKEVIVDTWPDFKVIICRPDPKNKHALDFVKKVTYYSTDEEVLKKILTEENAIDWSVYFLIGGCDISHVPMLKEVSADREVSNRCYVSTHLLYLPDSSHLLPPAVDSELESRISTLNLSHVDLVNKTWKFGGNKQGFMIINNLISNFPSCCITDDQGQPVSWVLVYDSCAMGLLYTLPEHRGRGYAKVLASTLAKRLHAEGYPVFCFIEEENEVSYRLFKNLGFIEDPSYRAQWWEFNV, encoded by the exons ATGAAGGTCCTGAACTCAGAAGAACTACAGATTGCTGAAGGAGTTCTGCTTAAACACTTACCCAAGAGTTTTAAG AAGCTTCACTCCTCAAACATGAAGGTCCTGAACTCAGAAGAACTACAGATCGCTGAAGGAGTTCTGCTTAAACACTTACCCAAGAGTTTTAAG gtTTACGGTTTCCTATATGGGATTAACAGGAAGAAACCAACCACAAAGGAGGTCATCGTTGATACATGGCCTGACTTTAAGGTTATCATTTGCAGACCTGACCCCAAG AACAAGCACGCCCTGGACTTCGTGAAAAAGGTGACTTACTACAGCACGGATGAAGAGGTTTTAAAGAAAATACTGACAGAGGAGAATGCAATTGACTGGAGCGTTTATTTTCTTATTGGAG GATGTGACATTTCCCATGTCCCCATGCTCAAAGAAGTGTCTGCTGACAGAGAAGTCAGCAACCGATGCTATGTCTCGACGCATCTCCTGTATTTGCCAGACAGCAGCCATCTGCTCCCACCAGCAGTTGACAG TGAGCTTGAATCGAGGATTTCTACTCTTAACCTTTCCCACGTTGACTTGGTGAATAAAACCTGGAAGTTCGGAGGGAACAAGCAGGGTTTCATGATCATTAATAACCTCATCAGCAACTTCCCATCCTGCTGCATCACTGACGACCAGGGCCAGCCGGTGTCCTGGGTTCTGGTGTATGATTCCTGTGCTATGGGCTTATTGTACACTCTGCCAGAGCACAGAGGGAGAGGCTACGCCAAAGTCCTGGCCAGCACCTTGGCCAAGAGGCTCCACGCTGAGGGCTACCCAGTGTTCTGCTTCATAGAGGAGGAGAACGAAGTCTCCTACAGGCTATTTAAAAACCTGGGCTTCATTGAGGATCCCTCATACAGGGCGCAATGGTGGGAATTCAACGTTTGA
- the LOC119495653 gene encoding glycine N-acyltransferase-like protein 3 isoform X5, which yields MKVLNSEELQIAEGVLLKHLPKSFKKLHSSNMKVLNSEELQIAEGVLLKHLPKSFKVYGFLYGINRKKPTTKEVIVDTWPDFKVIICRPDPKNKHALDFVKKVTYYSTDEEVLKKILTEENAIDWSVYFLIGGCDISHVPMLKEVSADREVSNRCYVSTHLLYLPDSSHLLPPAVDSELESRISTLNLSHVDLVNKTWKFGGNKQGFMIINNLISNFPSCCITDDQGQPVSWVLVYDSCAMGLLYTLPEHRGRGYAKVLASTLAKRLHAEGYPVFCFIEEENEVSYRLFKNLGFIEDPSYRAQWWEFNV from the exons ATGAAGGTCCTGAACTCAGAAGAACTACAG ATCGCTGAAGGAGTTCTGCTTAAACACTTACCCAAGAGTTTTAAG AAGCTTCACTCCTCAAACATGAAGGTCCTGAACTCAGAAGAACTACAGATTGCTGAAGGAGTTCTGCTTAAACACTTACCCAAGAGTTTTAAG gtTTACGGTTTCCTATATGGGATTAACAGGAAGAAACCAACCACAAAGGAGGTCATCGTTGATACATGGCCTGACTTTAAGGTTATCATTTGCAGACCTGACCCCAAG AACAAGCACGCCCTGGACTTCGTGAAAAAGGTGACTTACTACAGCACGGATGAAGAGGTTTTAAAGAAAATACTGACAGAGGAGAATGCAATTGACTGGAGCGTTTATTTTCTTATTGGAG GATGTGACATTTCCCATGTCCCCATGCTCAAAGAAGTGTCTGCTGACAGAGAAGTCAGCAACCGATGCTATGTCTCGACGCATCTCCTGTATTTGCCAGACAGCAGCCATCTGCTCCCACCAGCAGTTGACAG TGAGCTTGAATCGAGGATTTCTACTCTTAACCTTTCCCACGTTGACTTGGTGAATAAAACCTGGAAGTTCGGAGGGAACAAGCAGGGTTTCATGATCATTAATAACCTCATCAGCAACTTCCCATCCTGCTGCATCACTGACGACCAGGGCCAGCCGGTGTCCTGGGTTCTGGTGTATGATTCCTGTGCTATGGGCTTATTGTACACTCTGCCAGAGCACAGAGGGAGAGGCTACGCCAAAGTCCTGGCCAGCACCTTGGCCAAGAGGCTCCACGCTGAGGGCTACCCAGTGTTCTGCTTCATAGAGGAGGAGAACGAAGTCTCCTACAGGCTATTTAAAAACCTGGGCTTCATTGAGGATCCCTCATACAGGGCGCAATGGTGGGAATTCAACGTTTGA
- the LOC119495653 gene encoding glycine N-acyltransferase-like protein 3 isoform X2 yields MKVLNSEELQIAEGVLLKHLPKSFKVLNSEELQIAEGVLLKHLPKSFKKLHSSNMKVLNSEELQIAEGVLLKHLPKSFKVYGFLYGINRKKPTTKEVIVDTWPDFKVIICRPDPKNKHALDFVKKVTYYSTDEEVLKKILTEENAIDWSVYFLIGGCDISHVPMLKEVSADREVSNRCYVSTHLLYLPDSSHLLPPAVDSELESRISTLNLSHVDLVNKTWKFGGNKQGFMIINNLISNFPSCCITDDQGQPVSWVLVYDSCAMGLLYTLPEHRGRGYAKVLASTLAKRLHAEGYPVFCFIEEENEVSYRLFKNLGFIEDPSYRAQWWEFNV; encoded by the exons ATGAAGGTCCTGAACTCAGAAGAACTACAGATTGCTGAAGGAGTTCTGCTTAAACACTTACCCAAGAGTTTTAAG GTCCTGAACTCAGAAGAACTACAGATCGCTGAAGGAGTTCTGCTTAAACACTTACCCAAGAGTTTTAAG AAGCTTCACTCCTCAAACATGAAGGTCCTGAACTCAGAAGAACTACAGATTGCTGAAGGAGTTCTGCTTAAACACTTACCCAAGAGTTTTAAG gtTTACGGTTTCCTATATGGGATTAACAGGAAGAAACCAACCACAAAGGAGGTCATCGTTGATACATGGCCTGACTTTAAGGTTATCATTTGCAGACCTGACCCCAAG AACAAGCACGCCCTGGACTTCGTGAAAAAGGTGACTTACTACAGCACGGATGAAGAGGTTTTAAAGAAAATACTGACAGAGGAGAATGCAATTGACTGGAGCGTTTATTTTCTTATTGGAG GATGTGACATTTCCCATGTCCCCATGCTCAAAGAAGTGTCTGCTGACAGAGAAGTCAGCAACCGATGCTATGTCTCGACGCATCTCCTGTATTTGCCAGACAGCAGCCATCTGCTCCCACCAGCAGTTGACAG TGAGCTTGAATCGAGGATTTCTACTCTTAACCTTTCCCACGTTGACTTGGTGAATAAAACCTGGAAGTTCGGAGGGAACAAGCAGGGTTTCATGATCATTAATAACCTCATCAGCAACTTCCCATCCTGCTGCATCACTGACGACCAGGGCCAGCCGGTGTCCTGGGTTCTGGTGTATGATTCCTGTGCTATGGGCTTATTGTACACTCTGCCAGAGCACAGAGGGAGAGGCTACGCCAAAGTCCTGGCCAGCACCTTGGCCAAGAGGCTCCACGCTGAGGGCTACCCAGTGTTCTGCTTCATAGAGGAGGAGAACGAAGTCTCCTACAGGCTATTTAAAAACCTGGGCTTCATTGAGGATCCCTCATACAGGGCGCAATGGTGGGAATTCAACGTTTGA
- the LOC119495653 gene encoding glycine N-acyltransferase-like protein 3 isoform X7 — MKVLNSEELQIAEGVLLKHLPKSFKVLNSEELQIAEGVLLKHLPKSFKVYGFLYGINRKKPTTKEVIVDTWPDFKVIICRPDPKNKHALDFVKKVTYYSTDEEVLKKILTEENAIDWSVYFLIGGCDISHVPMLKEVSADREVSNRCYVSTHLLYLPDSSHLLPPAVDSELESRISTLNLSHVDLVNKTWKFGGNKQGFMIINNLISNFPSCCITDDQGQPVSWVLVYDSCAMGLLYTLPEHRGRGYAKVLASTLAKRLHAEGYPVFCFIEEENEVSYRLFKNLGFIEDPSYRAQWWEFNV; from the exons ATGAAGGTCCTGAACTCAGAAGAACTACAGATTGCTGAAGGAGTTCTGCTTAAACACTTACCCAAGAGTTTTAAG GTCCTGAACTCAGAAGAACTACAGATTGCTGAAGGAGTTCTGCTTAAACACTTACCCAAGAGTTTTAAG gtTTACGGTTTCCTATATGGGATTAACAGGAAGAAACCAACCACAAAGGAGGTCATCGTTGATACATGGCCTGACTTTAAGGTTATCATTTGCAGACCTGACCCCAAG AACAAGCACGCCCTGGACTTCGTGAAAAAGGTGACTTACTACAGCACGGATGAAGAGGTTTTAAAGAAAATACTGACAGAGGAGAATGCAATTGACTGGAGCGTTTATTTTCTTATTGGAG GATGTGACATTTCCCATGTCCCCATGCTCAAAGAAGTGTCTGCTGACAGAGAAGTCAGCAACCGATGCTATGTCTCGACGCATCTCCTGTATTTGCCAGACAGCAGCCATCTGCTCCCACCAGCAGTTGACAG TGAGCTTGAATCGAGGATTTCTACTCTTAACCTTTCCCACGTTGACTTGGTGAATAAAACCTGGAAGTTCGGAGGGAACAAGCAGGGTTTCATGATCATTAATAACCTCATCAGCAACTTCCCATCCTGCTGCATCACTGACGACCAGGGCCAGCCGGTGTCCTGGGTTCTGGTGTATGATTCCTGTGCTATGGGCTTATTGTACACTCTGCCAGAGCACAGAGGGAGAGGCTACGCCAAAGTCCTGGCCAGCACCTTGGCCAAGAGGCTCCACGCTGAGGGCTACCCAGTGTTCTGCTTCATAGAGGAGGAGAACGAAGTCTCCTACAGGCTATTTAAAAACCTGGGCTTCATTGAGGATCCCTCATACAGGGCGCAATGGTGGGAATTCAACGTTTGA
- the LOC119495653 gene encoding glycine N-acyltransferase-like protein 3 isoform X1, with amino-acid sequence MKVLNSEELQIAEGVLLKHLPKSFKKLHSSNMKVLNSEELQIAEGVLLKHLPKSFKKLHSSNMKVLNSEELQIAEGVLLKHLPKSFKVYGFLYGINRKKPTTKEVIVDTWPDFKVIICRPDPKNKHALDFVKKVTYYSTDEEVLKKILTEENAIDWSVYFLIGGCDISHVPMLKEVSADREVSNRCYVSTHLLYLPDSSHLLPPAVDSELESRISTLNLSHVDLVNKTWKFGGNKQGFMIINNLISNFPSCCITDDQGQPVSWVLVYDSCAMGLLYTLPEHRGRGYAKVLASTLAKRLHAEGYPVFCFIEEENEVSYRLFKNLGFIEDPSYRAQWWEFNV; translated from the exons ATGAAGGTCCTGAACTCAGAAGAACTACAGATTGCTGAAGGAGTTCTGCTTAAACACTTACCCAAGAGTTTTAAG AAGCTTCACTCCTCAAACATGAAGGTCCTGAACTCAGAAGAACTACAGATCGCTGAAGGAGTTCTGCTTAAACACTTACCCAAGAGTTTTAAG AAGCTTCACTCCTCAAACATGAAGGTCCTGAACTCAGAAGAACTACAGATTGCTGAAGGAGTTCTGCTTAAACACTTACCCAAGAGTTTTAAG gtTTACGGTTTCCTATATGGGATTAACAGGAAGAAACCAACCACAAAGGAGGTCATCGTTGATACATGGCCTGACTTTAAGGTTATCATTTGCAGACCTGACCCCAAG AACAAGCACGCCCTGGACTTCGTGAAAAAGGTGACTTACTACAGCACGGATGAAGAGGTTTTAAAGAAAATACTGACAGAGGAGAATGCAATTGACTGGAGCGTTTATTTTCTTATTGGAG GATGTGACATTTCCCATGTCCCCATGCTCAAAGAAGTGTCTGCTGACAGAGAAGTCAGCAACCGATGCTATGTCTCGACGCATCTCCTGTATTTGCCAGACAGCAGCCATCTGCTCCCACCAGCAGTTGACAG TGAGCTTGAATCGAGGATTTCTACTCTTAACCTTTCCCACGTTGACTTGGTGAATAAAACCTGGAAGTTCGGAGGGAACAAGCAGGGTTTCATGATCATTAATAACCTCATCAGCAACTTCCCATCCTGCTGCATCACTGACGACCAGGGCCAGCCGGTGTCCTGGGTTCTGGTGTATGATTCCTGTGCTATGGGCTTATTGTACACTCTGCCAGAGCACAGAGGGAGAGGCTACGCCAAAGTCCTGGCCAGCACCTTGGCCAAGAGGCTCCACGCTGAGGGCTACCCAGTGTTCTGCTTCATAGAGGAGGAGAACGAAGTCTCCTACAGGCTATTTAAAAACCTGGGCTTCATTGAGGATCCCTCATACAGGGCGCAATGGTGGGAATTCAACGTTTGA
- the LOC119495653 gene encoding glycine N-acyltransferase-like protein 3 isoform X4 produces MKVLNSEELQIAEGVLLKHLPKSFKKLHSSNMKVLNSEELQIAEGVLLKHLPKSFKVYGFLYGINRKKPTTKEVIVDTWPDFKVIICRPDPKNKHALDFVKKVTYYSTDEEVLKKILTEENAIDWSVYFLIGGCDISHVPMLKEVSADREVSNRCYVSTHLLYLPDSSHLLPPAVDSELESRISTLNLSHVDLVNKTWKFGGNKQGFMIINNLISNFPSCCITDDQGQPVSWVLVYDSCAMGLLYTLPEHRGRGYAKVLASTLAKRLHAEGYPVFCFIEEENEVSYRLFKNLGFIEDPSYRAQWWEFNV; encoded by the exons ATGAAGGTCCTGAACTCAGAAGAACTACAGATTGCTGAAGGAGTTCTGCTTAAACACTTACCCAAGAGTTTTAAG AAGCTTCACTCCTCAAACATGAAGGTCCTGAACTCAGAAGAACTACAGATTGCTGAAGGAGTTCTGCTTAAACACTTACCCAAGAGTTTTAAG gtTTACGGTTTCCTATATGGGATTAACAGGAAGAAACCAACCACAAAGGAGGTCATCGTTGATACATGGCCTGACTTTAAGGTTATCATTTGCAGACCTGACCCCAAG AACAAGCACGCCCTGGACTTCGTGAAAAAGGTGACTTACTACAGCACGGATGAAGAGGTTTTAAAGAAAATACTGACAGAGGAGAATGCAATTGACTGGAGCGTTTATTTTCTTATTGGAG GATGTGACATTTCCCATGTCCCCATGCTCAAAGAAGTGTCTGCTGACAGAGAAGTCAGCAACCGATGCTATGTCTCGACGCATCTCCTGTATTTGCCAGACAGCAGCCATCTGCTCCCACCAGCAGTTGACAG TGAGCTTGAATCGAGGATTTCTACTCTTAACCTTTCCCACGTTGACTTGGTGAATAAAACCTGGAAGTTCGGAGGGAACAAGCAGGGTTTCATGATCATTAATAACCTCATCAGCAACTTCCCATCCTGCTGCATCACTGACGACCAGGGCCAGCCGGTGTCCTGGGTTCTGGTGTATGATTCCTGTGCTATGGGCTTATTGTACACTCTGCCAGAGCACAGAGGGAGAGGCTACGCCAAAGTCCTGGCCAGCACCTTGGCCAAGAGGCTCCACGCTGAGGGCTACCCAGTGTTCTGCTTCATAGAGGAGGAGAACGAAGTCTCCTACAGGCTATTTAAAAACCTGGGCTTCATTGAGGATCCCTCATACAGGGCGCAATGGTGGGAATTCAACGTTTGA